AAAAACAGCCTTCTACTACCAAAAAATCAGTGAACCTGAACTATAACAATGATGATGTTTTTGGTTCTAACTTAAGCGTTACGGGTTACTACCGCGATGAACAGGGACGTTTTTATCCTTCGGCCAAAGACGGCAGAAAACAAGCCCGTGAAGTATTGCTAGAAAGCGGCGTCGACAAAGACACAGCGAAAGAGCTGGCAGCCGATGCAACCTACGTAATGCAATCAGAAGCCGATATCGAAGTGATGGGTCTGCGCGCTGCCATGCAAACTGAGACGGAGCTTGCTGACAAGCCAGTGCTGTTGAGCTATGGCGCGGATTTTGAGCGTGAGAACAGTGAACAAACCTACCATGGGCAAGACTACACTCAGTTCGAGGACAGTAATGGTCTGGTCTCAAAGGCAAATGATATGACTTATAATGGCGGACCAGACACGACCATCGATAAAATTGGTGCATTTGTCAACTCTGACATAGACATCACTGACAAATGGCATGCAAGCGCAGGTGTCCGTTATCAAAAGCTCAAATCAAAGACAGATACCTTTACCCCCTTTTATGAGCAATTACTACAAGAGTACTTTGATGGCTCTAGTACTGACTACCAAGCAGGTGACGTCGCAAAGGGTAAGACGGATCATGACAAAACCTTATTTAATCTTGGCAGCAGTTATCAACTGACACCGAACGATCAAATATTTGCCAACTTCTCACAAGGATTTACCACAGCTGACATACAGCGCGCTTTACGTGACGTACGCGCAGGGTTTGTGGTCAACTCAGACAATGTGCAGCCTATCGCAATCAATAATTACGATTTAGGGTGGCAAGGCAAGCGTGGTGACACGTCAGCAAGAGTAACGGGTTTTTATAATACTTCAGATAAAACCGTGCGCTTTACCAATGACTATACGGTAGAAGTGGTGGATACCGATGAGCGCGTCTATGGCGTCGAGGGTTCACTCACTCAAGATATCAGCGATAACTGGCAAGTGGGTGGCAGCGTGGCTTACACGCGTGGTCAGTATAAGAAAGACGGCGATTGGTTAGAGCTAGACGCGGTGCGTTTGACTCCGCTCAAAGGTACTGCATTTGCGCAATACAACTTTGATGAAGGCAGCAATATTCGTCTGCAAGCACTGGCTATTGGCGGCGATGATAGAGCGTTTAAAGATCAACAAAACGACCCTGATGCTAGTGCGCAGCCAGTCACAGGATACATGACGTTAGATGTATTGGGTCAAGTAAAAATGCCAGTGGGCCGAGTGGGTTATGGGGTTTATAACGTACTCAATAAAGACTATCAAACGGTTTATCATCAAACCACATTTGGTGATTTAAATCGTCTGCCTGCAACAGGCACGACTTATGGTTTGAGTTATACGGTTGATTATTAAAATATCGAAAATATAGATGACATAAATAAGCCCTACTATTTAATCTTTTAAATAGTAGGGCTTTTTAGGATAATCGATTCACTTAAAAACCAATGCAGCAAGGTTAAAGTGAGCATGCTCCATTATCAAGCAAGATTAGCCAGCATATAATTATTACAGTTTACGCTCTCTTGCTCGTGCAATGTCCAAAATTAATGCTTTTAATAGACTGATTGCCATTAAAATAATGATAAACGAGAAGGGAATTGCTGCCACAATCATGGCTGAGGTAATAGCGTCTAATCCGCCCGCCAGAATCAACGCGCCAACCACAGCAGTAACCGCAATGCTCCAAACGATGATATGTTTTGAGCCATTCTCGACTTGGACTTCACCCGCAGCATTGAGGGTATTAATTACCAGTAATGCAGAATCGGCTGACGTGACCAAATACGTCAATAGCAGCACCACCACCATCGATGATAAGACGCCTGCCATCGCTGGGTTTAGCATAAAACCAATAATCTCAAACAGCTGCGCGGTCAATCCTGAATCAAAAATCTTACCATTTGCAATACCGCTTAATTCTAAATCAATGCCAGTACCACCAATCAAAGAGAACCAAACAAACAACGTCAAACTTGGTGCAACAATCCCAATCAAACCAAACTCACGGATGGTACGGTTTTTAGAAATACGTGCCAAGAACAGACCAACAAAGGGGGCAAACGCAATCCACCATGCCCAGTAAAAAATAGACCAGCTGGTTTGCCAAGCGCCCAGTTCGGTATTAGGGTCCCAAACTGTTACTGCCATCGCGGGCAGATGTATCACATAGCTAAAAATACCTTTGCCCAGCATCTCTAACGCAAACATCGTTGCGCCAAAAATCAAGAAGAAAGCGAGGAGTAAAAATGACAGTACCATGTTGATGTTACTGAGCCATTTAACGCCGCGTCCAACACCTGATAGGGCTGAAATCATAGAAAGACACATGACCACAAGCAACGACATCAATAATGCGCCTGTGGTTGGTTCAGGATTGACTGCATCCGTGACTAGCCACGAGATACCAGTAATACTATACAAGCCTGAGGCAAAAGAGCTGAGTCCAATACCGATGGTTTGCGCCACGCCAAAGATAGTCGCAATGACGGCAGCCACATCGATGATATTGCCAAGTGGTCCTTCTAAATGCTTGCCAAATAAAGGCGCAAGTGCCGAACGCATGGTGAGCGGCAAACCGCGTGTATAAGCAAAAAACGCCAAACAGATACCAACCAAACAATACGTCGCCCAAGCACCGATACCCCAGTGAAAAAACGCATAACGAAAGGCGGTGTCTAATGCTTCATCGCTTTTGGGTATGACGAGATTATCAATAGGAGCCAATGCGTTAGCCGCGACCTGATCTTGATAAAAGGCAAAGACATCAGCGCCTTGCGGCAGTGCGATACCATTGCTACTCATTGATGACAAAATTATCTCTTTTGACATAATGATGTCAGGGTTATTCATCAAATGCCAAAGGGGTTCTGCCGCACTATAGGTCAAAACACCAATACCAATACCTGCACCAAATATCATCGAGAACCAAGAAAAATTTGAAAATTCTGGTTTTCCATTAGGGTCAGAGCCAAGCTTAATACGGCCGAATGACGGCCATAAAATAACCGTCAGACAGACTAAAATATAAAAGGCGATAGAATAGGTGTAGTAGCCATTTAGATTGGCATACGACCAATTTTTCATGGCATCGAGCATAGCACCAGAACGCTCGATGTCACTTAGAATCCAAATCACCACCAGCGTTACGAAAATCTTCGAGGTCACGGTGACAAAGCGATTGAAACCTTTATAAAAACCTTTGTCATGGGTTTTTATGTTTAACTCTTCTAAAGGAGGACGGATAGCCATAGTTTTTTCCTTAAAACTTAATGTAGCTGACTACACCAGTTGGTTATCTCATGATAAAAGGATTAGCCATCGGCTCCGCCGAGATATTAATCCATGTCGTTTTTGTGCGTGTGTATTGCAGTACAGACTCGCTACCAGCTTCTCGTCCATAACCTGATTGATTGTAACCACCAAACGGTGCGGTTGGAGAGATAGCACGGTATGTATTAATCCAACAAACCCCAGAGTGGATTTGTTTAGAGACACGATGGGCGCGCGCCAAGTTTTGTGTAAACACACCTGAACCCAAGCCATAGACGCTGTCATTTGCCATGGCAATGGCTTCGTCTTCGGTATCAAATGCGACCAATGACATAACAGGACCGAACATCTCAATGGTTTGCGTTTCGATGTCCGTATTCGGACATTCTACGAGCGTTGGACAAAAATAGTTGCCGTTTGCCAAATCCGCATCTTCAGGAGCTTGACCACCAAAGCGAATGGTTGCGCCTTGTGCGACTGATTTTGCTAATGTGTCTTTGATACGCTCAACCTGTGCTTTGGTACATAAAGGCCCAACGTGTGTCTCAGGATTTAGCGGATTGCCAATAACAATACCCTTGGCTTTTTCTTCTACGCGTTTGATGATTTCAGACAAGATAGAGCGATGAACGAAGCCGCGAGAGCCTGCCACACAAGACTGTCCAGAAGCGCCAAAGTTGCCAGCGATCAAGCCGTTAGCAGCACTCTCCAAATCCGCATCTTCAAAGACAATGATAGGAGACTTGCCGCCAAGCTCTAAGCTTGTGACCGCAAAACTATTGGCAGAGTTTCTGACCACGTGACGCGCCGCTTCAGGCCCACCTGTAAAGGCAATTTTATCGACATCAGGATGACTGGTCAGCGGAATCGCGCAGTTTTCGGCATCGCCTGTGATGACAGAGACCACTCCTTTAGGGAATCCTGCTTGCTCAATCAATTCAGCAAACGCAAACATAGGACAAGGCGCGACTTCTGATGCTTTTAAAATAATAGTACAGCCCGCCGCTAGGGCTGGGCCAAGCTTAGTCGATGTTAAGAACATCTGGGCATTCCACGGTACGACAGCGGCGACCACACCGATGGGTTCACGAGTGGTGAAGACATGCATGTCAGGCTTATCAATCGGTAACGTCGCGCCTTCAACTTTATCAGCAAGACCCGCGTAATAACGGTAATAGTCACTGACATAGCGGGTTTGAGCGACCGTTTCGTGAGCCAATTTGCCACTGTCTGTCGTCTCAATCTCACCAAGTCTCTCAGCATTCTCTTCGATCAGTTCAGCCAAGCGGTACAATAATTTACCACGCTGAGTGGCGGTCATTTTTGCCCATTCAGGATTGTTAAGGGTGGCTTTTGCGCCGCTGACCGCGCGCTCAACATCTTCAGGGCTGGCACAAGCAAACGTTGCCCATGCTTCGCCAGTCGCAGGATTATAGCTGTCCAAGCGTTGGTTGTTACTGCCTTCGCACCACTCACCGTTGATATAAAGCTGGTAATGAGGTTTGGTCATGGTGATTCTCCAAATTTTTTAGGTTGTCTGTTTAGCCCGCACTAGAGTAAGAGACTCAAAGTATTTATGCAAACGCAGGCATGACATCATCAATAAAACGGCGTAACGAGTCGCGTTTTTGTTCATACGTCATACTAGAGTCGATCCAGAATGCAAATTCGTCATAGCCCAATTCTTCATAGACTTTAAGCTTTTCAATGACTTGCTCAGGCGTTCCTATTGGCATGTTTTCTAACATTTTTTCAGGCGCATACATATCGATTGCTGCCATTTCTTCTTCGCTTAATGGCTCAAGCAAGCCTTGACGAATTGGACGTTCGTTTTTGAACCATGCACCAAAGTAGCAGTAAAAGCGGCTGATAGATTTTGCTGCTGTTGCCACATCATCGGCATTACTACCCACATAAGCGTGCTGTAATAACATGATTTTTGGGTTCTTACCTTCGCCATGCTCAGCTTTGGCATTTTTAAATGCCGTCATGAGGTTTTGAATTTCGGTCATGCCTTGCCACAGTGGGGTGACTTGCACATTGCAGTCGTTTTCTACTGCAAAGTTATGGCTATGAGGGTCACGAGCTGCAATCCACATAGGCACGCCGCCACTTTGTACCGGTTTTGGCGCTGAGGTGGTCGATGGGAATTGGGTATATTTGCCATCATGGGCGTAGTCGCCTTTCCACAGTTTTTGGACGGCAGGGACAAGCTCTCGCATGCGCCCGCCAGCTTCCATGGCATCCATACCCGGCATCAAGCGCTCGTATTCAAAATTATAAGCACCGCGCGCGATACCTAAATCCAATCTGCCGCCTGTGATAATGTCTGTCATGGCAGCTTCGCCCGCCAGTTTGATCGGATGCCAGAAGGGTGCAATCACTGTACCCGTACCTAAGCGCACGTTTTTGGTGTGATGGGATAGATCAATCAAATTTAAAAATGGGTTGGGGGCGATGGTAAAATCCATACCATGGTGTTCGCCTGTCCAGATAGCGTGCATTCCGCCTTGGTCGGCCATTTTTGCCAGCTCAATAAAATCATTATGGAGCTGTTCATAAGATTGTGATTCGTCGAGGCGTTCCATGTGTAGGAATAGTGAGAATTTCATAAGGCATATCCTTTGCTATTTGTTTTTACTGACTGTATTTACAGGTCATGTTTGTTTAAGTGTCGTTTATGTATAAAATTTAGTGGACGCGACCTTGCTCTTCTTGGCCGACATAGACACCATAAAGACCGTTTTCGCTCTCTGCGGCGTAGCGAGTCATCATCGAATTCATGGCTGAGGTCGCAAAATCTTGTTTTTCAATATCATCGATTGCGACGTATTCACCAAGCTCTTTGGTCTCTGGCGAATTTGCAATGGCGCGGTAAAAGATATAGTTGGTATTGGTTTTGGTATTCTCATAGATTGAAAACACAGCGCCCAATTGCGCATCTATACCGTTATCTGTCAAAAACTGTTTGATGGCGCTGACCGCGTTGGTATTGTCATCGGTTGTCGTATTGGGTAAGACGGCTTTACCTTCGCTTTTGTTGATAATCACTTTACCGTTATGCTCGATAATGACGCCAACACAGACGTGTTTTTCTTGGGTACTGATGTCTGCCGCTTCGCGCTCTAATGCCAAACTAAAATAACCGCCTGATGCATAACCCAAACCATGGCCTTCACGGTTAGAGAAATTCAGTACTTCTCCCACCAAAAGATTGTGGTCACCTGCGTCGAGGTTACGTTCGGTTTTACAAGAAAAATGCGTGAGCGCACCATCGATAACAGGGTTGCCTTGCTCATCTTTGTGCCACTCAATCTGACTAAAACGGTCTTCTTTAGAGCTGGCAAATATGTTCGACACGGTCTGTTGGTCTTCACTTAAGATGTTGACAACAAAGCTTTCACAGTTAGCAAACACATCAAAGGTAGATAAAGATTTTGCTGGGCAAACCAGCAGTAATGGCGGATCAAGCGATACCGAGGTAAAAGAGTTGGCTGTAAAACCGACAGGCGTACCATCTTTACTCACCGCTGTAATCACGGTCACCCCAGTCATATAACTGCCGAAGGCGTTGCGGAGCATTTTAGGATCAAGTTGTTTCATGAGAACCTCTTTTTCAAATTAGGCATATTTTAGATTACACATTGGCCGTATGGTGCGAGTCGCACTGGGCAAAAAACCTTTCCAAGGCACTATTAACGGCATTGGCGTGTGTCATTTGTGTCATATGGCGCGCTTCTGGAACAATAACAGCATTGGCATTTGGCAAGATATCAGCCATCGTGAGCGACATCTTAGCGCTAGAATTGATGTCCATCTCCCCCGTCAGCAATAATGCAGGAACAGTAATGGTTTTGAGCTCTGCTGCTGGAATACCGCGCAGATGTGCAAACATTTGATAAGCTTGCGCGTACCCCAAACGGTTACCATTATTTAGCCATGAGCGGCACAGCTCTGCCTCGTTATCATATTGCGGATTACCATCGAACCATCTGGCAATCGGCTTATCAGTCACATTTTGCTCAAGATCATTAAGTAGTGATTCAGCGCGAGTTTGTACATCTTGCGCCGCATTGTCAGGACGATTATAGATGGCGTTGAACGCGGCAACGCCTCTAACGATTTTTGGGTAACTGACCGCCGTTTGTAATGCAGTCATTGCGCCTAAAGAGTGTCCAACGATAATGGCAGGCTCTCCAACCACGTTTTGGATAAAGTTGTTTAGAGCCGCGGCAAAGTCTTCTAACGTAAGCGTGGGATTGGGCAATAAATCGCTTTCCCCATGTCCTGGCATATCAATCACATAGCAACGATAACGGTCGTTAAAGGCTGATACCTGCTGATACCAGCTTTCTGCTCGCAAACCCACGCCATGAACAAAAACGATGGGAGTGGTTTTGTCGTTTTCATGATTACTGTCTTGATTACCACTAGAGTAATAAGCAATTCCGTTAGAGATTTCGCGTGACCATTTCATCAGTAGATGCTCCTTAAACGGCGGCTGGATTATTCAAATCATGACCGAGATCTTTTAAATCTTGGTAACGATCACCAATGCGATGATGGGGACGACCACCAGTGGCACCGCCTAACACAATCACCACTTCATCGTCGCGAGGCGCATCAGGAATAGCAAATTGAATCGTCAAATAATGAGAGCGGCGACCAGCATCATCTTTGTCCATCAGTGGAACCATGATAGGAGTGTTGGCTGTGCCGCGCGTATTGGTAAAGGCTAAATACGTATTGGCAGACAAGGCTTCACGATAAAAATTACCAAAATGTAGGGTATGAATCAGACCTGATGCGTGTTCGATTTCGCCATTTAAACCCACCACAGCGGCTTTGCCATAAGCTTCAATCTTGTCAGCCCCGCCTGCTAAGGCAATGATTTTGTCAGTCAGTAGCTTACCTAAGACAGGTGCGAACGCTTTGATTTCGGGTTGCAAATCTTCAGCATAACGACCAGCCCATGGGTTGGTCACAACAGCTGCAACCGCAAACATGCGTAGAGGTGTGTCGGCTGACTTGTAGCCTTCAATCAAGGTCTCTTCTTCAAAAGTGACAATCTTTCTGATTTCTGGTTTTTGCATGATGACTTCCCTTTAGTAATAATCTCTAGTAATAAATGGTTTCTAACAATATTGGTATACCATAATACGGTATTAAATAAATTACTAGCTTTTTTTGAAAAAAAATATTATGGTATACCATGATACGAGGTACAAGCTTACTGCTTTTTTGCGCCATACTCGCTATACTTCTTTTTTACATCTAAGAGAGCAGAGACCTTATGTTAGAAAAAGTAGAAAAACCAAAGACCTTAAAAGACACAGCGCTAGAGCAATTGCGCTTGGCTATCATGATTGGACAGCTGGCACCAGGTCAACGATTGGTAGAGCGTACTATTTGCGAGCAGTTGGGAGTCAGTCGCACCGTGGTACGAGAGTGTATAAGGCACTTAGAGAGCGAGCATTTGGTGACTTTTTCTGCAGGTGGCTCTTCAGTGGCTGTGCTCGAGAGCGATGAGATTCGCCAAATCTATCATTTGCGTGCCATGCTCGAGAGTGAAGCGGTTCGTCATTGTGCTGAGCAAGCCAGCCCTGAGTTAGTAGAATTATTGCAAGAAGGGTTGATTCAAATTCGAGACAACTTGCATGCAGGGGATGTGGTCGAAGCACTCGCGCATTCTTATGCCTTTTACGAGCGTCTCTTTGTGACGGCTGGCATGACGGTTGCGTGGGAGTTGACAGAGCGGTTGAATGGTCGTATCGGTCGTTTGCGCTTTATGACCTTATCGACCAAAGAGCGTTCTGTTAAAGGCCCAAACAATCTACAAGAAATCGTCAACAATATTGCCAAAGGTGACAGTAAAGCTGCTGTCAAAGCTTGCCGCAAACATATCGATGAAGCCTGCCGTATGGGTTTGCATCTCAATCAACAATAAATAATAGGGAAGAGTCATGGATAAAACACGATTTGAACTTGGTCTTACCAAGCGTAAAGCCACGTTAGGTGCTGAATATGTAGAAAAAAACCTACAGGCAGCCGATGATTTTAACCGTCCGTTTCAAGAAGCCATGACAGAATGGTGCTGGGGTTTTGGTTGGGGTGATGAGGCCATCGACGCCAAAACCCGTTCACTGATGAACCTAACCATGATTGCGGCACTCGGCAAAATGCATGAGTGGGAGCTGCATCTAAATGGCGCCATTACTAATGGCTGTTCTGTGGAAGAAATTCGCGCCACAATTCATGCCATCGCAATCTATTGCGGTGTACCACAAGGCGTAGAGTGCTTTCGTATTGCCCGTCAAGTATTGACCACACGCGGATTATTAGAATCCTGAAACCTGCTGGAGAGAGAGATGCAATTAAAGAACGATGCGTTGTTTAGACAACAAGCTTTTATCAATGGGGTGTGGTGTGATGCTGATAATAAGCAAACCCATGAAGTACTGAATCCGGCGACAGGGGAGGTCATTGGTACGGTACCAATGATGGGAGCTAATGAAACTCGCCGTGCCATTGAAGCTGCGGACACTGCACAATCAACATGGGCAAAAAAAACGGGTAAAGAGCGCAGTATCGTTTTGCGTCGTTGGCACACGCTGATTGCCGAAAACATCGAAGATTTGGCATTGCTGATGACCCATGAGCAAGGCAAGCCAATCGGTGAAGCCAAAGGGGAGATTCAAAGCGGACTGGATTATCTAGAATGGTTTGCTGAAGAAGCGAAACGGGTTTATGGTGATGTGATTCCTGGCCACATGGCAGATAAGCGTCTGATCGTCATCAAACAACCTGTTGGGGTTACCGCAGCCATCACCCCGTGGAATTTTCCACACTCAATGATCAGCCGTAAGGCAGGGCCTGCCTTAGCAGCGGGTTGTCCAATGATTGTAAAACCTGCGATGGAGACGCCATACTCAGCATTGGCAATGGCGTATCTGGCACAGCAAGCGGGTATTCCTGACGGCATTTATAGCGTAGTGACAGGTGATCCAGTGGCAATTGGGGAAGAGATGACCACAAACCCGATGGTCAAAAAAATCAGCTTCACCGGTTCAACGCGCGTGGGCAAAATCTTGATGAAACAGTGTGCGGATACGGTCAAAAAAATGTCGATGGAGCTGGGTGGCAATGCGCCTTTCATTGTTTTTGACGATGCAGACATAGACGCTGCCGTTACTGGTGCGATGATGAGTAAATATCGCAACAGTGGGCAAACATGCGTGTGCGCCAATCGCTTATTTGTGCAAGCGGGCGTTTATGAAGCGTTTTCACAAAAACTGGCAGAACAAGTACGCGCCATAAAAGTGGGCAATGGCTTAGAGTCAGGTGTAACACAAGGCCCGCTAATTTCAAAAGCCGCTGCTGATAATACAGAAGCATTGGTTGAAGATGCCAAAAACAAAGGCGCGACGGTTCTGTGCGGTGGTCAACGAGTCGATGCGGATAAAAATTTCTTTAATCCAACCATTCTGACCGATGTCAACAATGACATGCGGATTGCCAATGAAGAAATCTTTGCGCCAATCGCGCCGATTTTCAAATTTGACACAGACGAAGAGGCAGTTGCCTTAGCCAATCGTACTGAATATGGCTTGGCGGGTTATTTTTATAGTCGAGACATTGGCCGTGTTTGGCGTATCGCTGAAGCGCTTGAAGTCGGTATGGTCGGCGTCAACACAGGTATGTTGACCACAGAGTTGGCACCGTTTGGCGGGGTTAAAGAATCTGGTATGGGGCGTGAAGGATCAAAATATGGTATCGAAGAATATGTTGAAACCAAATATATCTGCTTAGATATCAACTGAGATAACTGACAAATATCATAACGCGCGACTGAAATAAATTTTTCTTGCTTGCTGTACTTTCATCGACAGAGGCTACGTAAAATATATTTCAGCCACGCTGTATTTATTTTATAGTGGATTAAAAACAAGCTTATTATTTTGCGGGTATCGGTTTATCCCAGTAGGGTGGTGACCCGTAATACCCTTCGATAAAATCAATAAAGCATCGGATCTTATGTGGCAGCAGTTTTCTATGCGCATAAACCGCATACAAGCCTAACGTTTCGGGCTCATATTCAGGTAGCACTATCACCAGCTTGCCTTCTACAAGGGCTTCACTGGCAATAAAAGTGGGTTGCAGCGCCAAACCCGCACCTGCTATCGCCGCATTGACCAGCAAATCTCCGTTATTACTGCTCAAACCACCATCACGCTGACTGCTCTCTATACTCAGCCATTGATAAATCTCTTCTTTATTGCTTCTTTCCATATAGCTGTAATGTAAATAACGATGGTTTTTTAAATCTTCAGGGTTGCGAGGCACGCCGTATTTTTTAAGATAGTCAGGCGAGGCACATAAGATGACTCGAATAGGCGCTACTTGCTTGGCAATCAATGAAGAGCTTTTGAGCTGTCCAATACGAAGTGCCACATCAAAGCCTTCTTCAACAATATCTACCTTACGATCCGTCAGCTGTAAATCGACATTGACTGAAGGGTAGAGGGCCTGAAAATCTGTGATGAGTTGCGCCATGTGTTTTAATGCAAATGAAACAGGCGCGCTGATTCTTAGTGTCCCTTTGGGTTTTTGTTGAAACCCGCCCAATTTGGACTCCATGTCATCGATACTTAATAATATTTGCTGTGCATGCTGAAAATAATGCGTACCAGCCTCTGTTAGACTGACTTTACGCGTAGTGCGATTGAGTAATCGTATTTCAAGACGTTCTTCTAGCTTTGATACATATTTGCTCACTAACTGTGGCGACAGTTGCATCGCGGTTGCGGCATTACTGAAACTGCCTTCAGTGACGACTGACACAAACGCTCGCATGGCATCGATTCTGTCCATTACTGCTGGTTTCCTTGAGACATTCATGAAGATATCATTATCAACATTCTGTTGTTAGTTATTTGCTATTAGTTATCTTACTCTTTTGCTTTGTTGATAGTAAAGTGTATTGCCTTATCGAGACAAACAGACGTCTCCACATACATTTTATAGAGTAACCACAAATGACAAATTCAACCTTAAACAAAATCTTCCTATCAGAGGCTGGCATAGCCGCGCTAGTACTGCGTGTGCCAGTTGGTCTCATTCTAGCAGCACATGGCGCGCAAAAGTTATTTGGCTGGTTTGGTGGTAATGGGTTGGCAGGTACTGCTGGATGGATGAGCAGTATTGGTATTGAGCCAGGTTATTTGATGGCCATATTGGCTGGCAGCGCTGAATTTTTTGGTGGTTTAGCATTGGTATTAGGATTATTGACCCGACCAGCAGCAGTGGTTGCCGCATTTACGATGATCGTCGCTATTTTTTCGGTACATATTGGTAATGGTTTATTCGCAAGTAATAACGGTTATGAGTATGCGCTGACGTTATTGGTTGTATTGGTTTCTTTGGCGATACAAGGCGGCGGCTATCTAAGTCTTGACAATCAGTTGGCAAAAAAATAAAACGTCTGTCATTGTTATACTCAATCACGATGATTCAGTCAAAAATTAATCTTATGTACCCAATCAGCCTTTGCACGCGTCTGCACAGATTAGTCGTCTTGCGCCGCGTGTTTTTAGAGCATGATATTATCTAGATAAATCACTTTTGTGATTTCATCCTTTACAAAACTACTCATACTTCTGCCACAACTAACCTTCCTCATTCTAAGATGGTTATTTTAACCATCTCCATAACTGCATGATAATTATATTAAAATA
This is a stretch of genomic DNA from Psychrobacter alimentarius. It encodes these proteins:
- a CDS encoding BCCT family transporter: MAIRPPLEELNIKTHDKGFYKGFNRFVTVTSKIFVTLVVIWILSDIERSGAMLDAMKNWSYANLNGYYTYSIAFYILVCLTVILWPSFGRIKLGSDPNGKPEFSNFSWFSMIFGAGIGIGVLTYSAAEPLWHLMNNPDIIMSKEIILSSMSSNGIALPQGADVFAFYQDQVAANALAPIDNLVIPKSDEALDTAFRYAFFHWGIGAWATYCLVGICLAFFAYTRGLPLTMRSALAPLFGKHLEGPLGNIIDVAAVIATIFGVAQTIGIGLSSFASGLYSITGISWLVTDAVNPEPTTGALLMSLLVVMCLSMISALSGVGRGVKWLSNINMVLSFLLLAFFLIFGATMFALEMLGKGIFSYVIHLPAMAVTVWDPNTELGAWQTSWSIFYWAWWIAFAPFVGLFLARISKNRTIREFGLIGIVAPSLTLFVWFSLIGGTGIDLELSGIANGKIFDSGLTAQLFEIIGFMLNPAMAGVLSSMVVVLLLTYLVTSADSALLVINTLNAAGEVQVENGSKHIIVWSIAVTAVVGALILAGGLDAITSAMIVAAIPFSFIIILMAISLLKALILDIARARERKL
- a CDS encoding flavin reductase family protein, whose translation is MKQLDPKMLRNAFGSYMTGVTVITAVSKDGTPVGFTANSFTSVSLDPPLLLVCPAKSLSTFDVFANCESFVVNILSEDQQTVSNIFASSKEDRFSQIEWHKDEQGNPVIDGALTHFSCKTERNLDAGDHNLLVGEVLNFSNREGHGLGYASGGYFSLALEREAADISTQEKHVCVGVIIEHNGKVIINKSEGKAVLPNTTTDDNTNAVSAIKQFLTDNGIDAQLGAVFSIYENTKTNTNYIFYRAIANSPETKELGEYVAIDDIEKQDFATSAMNSMMTRYAAESENGLYGVYVGQEEQGRVH
- a CDS encoding LLM class flavin-dependent oxidoreductase, which codes for MKFSLFLHMERLDESQSYEQLHNDFIELAKMADQGGMHAIWTGEHHGMDFTIAPNPFLNLIDLSHHTKNVRLGTGTVIAPFWHPIKLAGEAAMTDIITGGRLDLGIARGAYNFEYERLMPGMDAMEAGGRMRELVPAVQKLWKGDYAHDGKYTQFPSTTSAPKPVQSGGVPMWIAARDPHSHNFAVENDCNVQVTPLWQGMTEIQNLMTAFKNAKAEHGEGKNPKIMLLQHAYVGSNADDVATAAKSISRFYCYFGAWFKNERPIRQGLLEPLSEEEMAAIDMYAPEKMLENMPIGTPEQVIEKLKVYEELGYDEFAFWIDSSMTYEQKRDSLRRFIDDVMPAFA
- a CDS encoding TonB-dependent receptor, which encodes MKSHHQVALSLLTLCISQQLYAQTDVDASTADSVENAVISDMPSTTLDTITVTARAKTGTALAQKISEMPAVTQVIGEEDIQAQATGNRTTGDILAQLIPSLGASSGSTSNYGTTMRGRPVQYLLNGVPLSGSRSLSRELNSIDPAQLERVEVLSGATSIYGSGAAGGLINLVTKSAAGAGFTGQTRLGIDGSREFESDSLGYHVGQSLGYGGERVYGRLDVDYASKGGKFDSHGDRISPDVNQTDQQDTESLSVNANLGMDIDDSQSVNLAVTYYNDEQDTDYGPDYGNNLGVLLLGTPPSLKAIDGAHIEKQPSTTKKSVNLNYNNDDVFGSNLSVTGYYRDEQGRFYPSAKDGRKQAREVLLESGVDKDTAKELAADATYVMQSEADIEVMGLRAAMQTETELADKPVLLSYGADFERENSEQTYHGQDYTQFEDSNGLVSKANDMTYNGGPDTTIDKIGAFVNSDIDITDKWHASAGVRYQKLKSKTDTFTPFYEQLLQEYFDGSSTDYQAGDVAKGKTDHDKTLFNLGSSYQLTPNDQIFANFSQGFTTADIQRALRDVRAGFVVNSDNVQPIAINNYDLGWQGKRGDTSARVTGFYNTSDKTVRFTNDYTVEVVDTDERVYGVEGSLTQDISDNWQVGGSVAYTRGQYKKDGDWLELDAVRLTPLKGTAFAQYNFDEGSNIRLQALAIGGDDRAFKDQQNDPDASAQPVTGYMTLDVLGQVKMPVGRVGYGVYNVLNKDYQTVYHQTTFGDLNRLPATGTTYGLSYTVDY
- a CDS encoding alpha/beta fold hydrolase, which encodes MKWSREISNGIAYYSSGNQDSNHENDKTTPIVFVHGVGLRAESWYQQVSAFNDRYRCYVIDMPGHGESDLLPNPTLTLEDFAAALNNFIQNVVGEPAIIVGHSLGAMTALQTAVSYPKIVRGVAAFNAIYNRPDNAAQDVQTRAESLLNDLEQNVTDKPIARWFDGNPQYDNEAELCRSWLNNGNRLGYAQAYQMFAHLRGIPAAELKTITVPALLLTGEMDINSSAKMSLTMADILPNANAVIVPEARHMTQMTHANAVNSALERFFAQCDSHHTANV
- a CDS encoding aldehyde dehydrogenase, with translation MTKPHYQLYINGEWCEGSNNQRLDSYNPATGEAWATFACASPEDVERAVSGAKATLNNPEWAKMTATQRGKLLYRLAELIEENAERLGEIETTDSGKLAHETVAQTRYVSDYYRYYAGLADKVEGATLPIDKPDMHVFTTREPIGVVAAVVPWNAQMFLTSTKLGPALAAGCTIILKASEVAPCPMFAFAELIEQAGFPKGVVSVITGDAENCAIPLTSHPDVDKIAFTGGPEAARHVVRNSANSFAVTSLELGGKSPIIVFEDADLESAANGLIAGNFGASGQSCVAGSRGFVHRSILSEIIKRVEEKAKGIVIGNPLNPETHVGPLCTKAQVERIKDTLAKSVAQGATIRFGGQAPEDADLANGNYFCPTLVECPNTDIETQTIEMFGPVMSLVAFDTEDEAIAMANDSVYGLGSGVFTQNLARAHRVSKQIHSGVCWINTYRAISPTAPFGGYNQSGYGREAGSESVLQYTRTKTTWINISAEPMANPFIMR